One window from the genome of Cryobacterium sp. GrIS_2_6 encodes:
- a CDS encoding MarR family winged helix-turn-helix transcriptional regulator, translated as MIHGTPTASTNTDERDDAPGAESATAIAEVEEQLSVLAGLIRASMRDAALFIDASLQPFAFKLLRHIERYGPTHSSAVAAALYVDKSVISRQAKQLCELGLVRTEVDPDDGRARFLAVTDLARAKLDAVRNGETAIVHKRLSDWPTDDLHQLATLLAQLNTP; from the coding sequence ATGATCCACGGGACTCCGACAGCGTCCACAAACACCGACGAGCGGGATGACGCACCGGGCGCGGAGTCTGCGACGGCGATCGCCGAAGTCGAGGAGCAGCTGAGCGTGCTCGCCGGGTTGATCCGGGCGAGCATGCGGGATGCCGCGCTCTTCATCGACGCGTCGCTGCAGCCGTTCGCGTTCAAGCTCCTGCGCCACATCGAGCGCTACGGGCCGACGCACTCGAGCGCGGTCGCCGCGGCGCTCTATGTGGACAAGAGCGTGATCAGCCGCCAGGCGAAGCAGCTCTGCGAGCTCGGTCTCGTGCGCACCGAAGTCGACCCGGACGACGGCCGCGCCCGGTTCCTCGCCGTCACCGACCTGGCACGGGCCAAACTCGACGCGGTACGGAACGGTGAGACCGCGATCGTGCACAAGCGCCTGAGCGACTGGCCGACGGACGACCTGCACCAGCTCGCCACGCTCCTCGCCCAGCTCAACACCCCGTAG
- a CDS encoding response regulator transcription factor, with amino-acid sequence MSTRETDHSTRGPRLHKADGSPIRVLVVDDEPTLTDLLSMALRYEGWEVRTAGEGRQALTVAREFRPDAIVLDIMLPDIDGLQVLQRVRADGYETPVLFLTAKDSLDDRIAGLTAGGDDYVTKPFSLEEVVARLRGLIRRSTLAVSDSVDPRISVGDLTLDEDSYEVSRAGDAIELTATEFELLRFLMRNPRRVLSKAQILDRVWSYDFGGKSSVVEIYISYLRKKIDAGREPMIHTVRGAGYMLKTA; translated from the coding sequence ATGAGCACACGTGAAACTGACCACTCGACCCGCGGGCCGCGTCTCCACAAAGCCGACGGAAGCCCCATTCGAGTGCTCGTCGTCGACGACGAACCCACGCTCACAGATTTACTCTCGATGGCCCTCCGTTACGAGGGTTGGGAGGTGCGCACCGCCGGCGAGGGACGCCAGGCGCTGACCGTCGCGCGCGAGTTCCGGCCGGATGCGATCGTGCTCGACATCATGCTTCCCGACATCGACGGCCTCCAGGTGCTGCAGCGCGTGCGCGCCGACGGCTATGAGACTCCCGTGCTCTTCCTGACCGCGAAGGATTCCCTCGACGACCGCATCGCCGGCCTCACCGCGGGCGGCGACGACTATGTCACCAAGCCGTTCAGCCTCGAAGAGGTCGTCGCCCGGCTGCGCGGCCTGATCCGCCGCTCGACACTGGCCGTGTCCGACTCCGTCGACCCGCGCATCTCCGTCGGTGACCTCACCCTCGACGAGGACAGTTACGAGGTCTCCCGGGCCGGCGACGCCATCGAGCTCACCGCGACCGAATTCGAACTGCTCCGTTTCCTGATGCGCAACCCTCGCCGCGTGCTGAGCAAGGCCCAGATCCTCGACCGGGTCTGGAGCTATGACTTCGGCGGCAAGTCCTCCGTCGTCGAGATCTACATTTCCTACCTGCGGAAGAAGATCGATGCGGGACGCGAGCCGATGATCCACACCGTGCGCGGTGCGGGGTACATGCTGAAAACCGCGTGA
- a CDS encoding MDR family MFS transporter — MSKRQVLEALSGLLMGMFVSILAGTVVSTSLPLILSDLHGDQSAYTWVVTATLLATTVSTPIWGKFADLFDRKLLIQLSLVVFVLGSALAGFSQNTGTLISFRVLQGLGAGGLAALSQIIMADIISPRDRGRYAGLFGAVLALGTVGGPLLGGVVTDAFGWRWNFFIALPVAILAIILLQRTLHLPARVKRVVTIDYLGAILITAGMSLLMIWVTIAGTQFEWASVPSFLMVGGAVVLLVAAVFVEFKVSEPIIPLTLFRNRTFTLAVIASISVGVSMFGTSVFLSQYMQLARGATPTQSGLLTIPMMGGYLICSVTFGTLISRTGKWKAIMVSGGALVIVGLLLLGTLDYRTDLVLVGVYMFVLGSGLGMLMQNLVLVVQNSIEVRHLGVATSSVTFFRSLGGTIGVSVLGSVLGTAVAQHITDGVGTLSAPDKMAAASALGSGAIPRIADLPAAVRTLVESAYGSGVGTVFLLGIPLAVITLVMVTLLPNASLGRKTGISRAREGSGAGTSAGHTGVTAAKRAAEDKAERAAERETEVEEMEDILIEVSAASAGLAPAGLNNPTGVIHLPKDDQPGAHRVSSL; from the coding sequence ATGTCGAAGCGGCAGGTGCTCGAGGCCCTCTCCGGCCTGCTGATGGGCATGTTCGTCTCGATCCTCGCCGGCACCGTCGTCAGCACGTCGCTGCCGCTCATCCTCTCCGACCTGCACGGTGACCAGTCCGCATACACCTGGGTCGTCACGGCGACCCTGCTCGCGACGACCGTGAGCACGCCGATCTGGGGCAAATTCGCCGACCTCTTCGACCGCAAGCTGCTCATCCAGCTCTCCCTCGTGGTGTTCGTCCTCGGTTCCGCACTCGCCGGCTTCTCGCAGAACACCGGCACCCTGATCAGCTTCCGGGTGCTGCAGGGCCTCGGCGCCGGCGGCCTCGCCGCGCTCAGCCAGATCATCATGGCCGACATCATCAGCCCCCGCGACCGCGGGCGGTACGCCGGGCTGTTCGGCGCTGTCCTCGCCCTCGGCACCGTGGGCGGTCCGCTCCTCGGCGGTGTCGTGACGGATGCCTTCGGCTGGCGCTGGAACTTCTTCATCGCCCTGCCCGTCGCGATCCTCGCGATCATCCTGCTGCAGCGCACCCTGCACCTCCCGGCCAGGGTCAAGCGGGTCGTCACGATCGACTACCTCGGCGCGATCCTGATCACTGCGGGCATGTCGCTCCTGATGATCTGGGTAACCATCGCCGGCACCCAGTTCGAGTGGGCATCCGTGCCCTCGTTCCTGATGGTCGGCGGCGCTGTCGTCCTGCTCGTCGCCGCGGTGTTCGTGGAGTTCAAAGTCAGCGAGCCGATCATCCCGCTCACCCTGTTCCGCAACCGCACCTTCACCCTCGCGGTGATCGCCAGCATCTCGGTCGGCGTGTCCATGTTCGGCACCTCCGTCTTCCTCAGCCAGTACATGCAGCTCGCCCGGGGAGCCACGCCGACCCAGTCCGGCCTGCTGACCATCCCGATGATGGGCGGCTACCTGATCTGCTCGGTCACCTTCGGCACCCTGATCAGCCGCACGGGCAAGTGGAAGGCGATCATGGTCTCTGGCGGAGCGCTCGTGATCGTCGGCCTGCTGCTCCTCGGCACCCTCGACTACCGGACCGATCTCGTGCTCGTCGGCGTCTACATGTTCGTGCTCGGCTCCGGCCTCGGCATGCTGATGCAGAACCTCGTGCTCGTCGTGCAGAACTCGATCGAGGTCAGACACCTCGGCGTCGCCACGAGCAGCGTCACCTTCTTCCGCAGCCTCGGCGGAACGATCGGCGTCTCGGTCCTCGGCTCTGTGCTCGGAACGGCGGTCGCGCAGCACATCACCGACGGCGTCGGCACGCTCAGCGCCCCCGACAAGATGGCCGCGGCGAGCGCACTCGGCTCCGGCGCCATCCCGCGCATCGCGGACCTCCCGGCCGCGGTGCGCACCCTCGTCGAATCCGCGTACGGATCCGGCGTCGGCACGGTCTTCCTGCTCGGCATCCCGCTCGCCGTTATCACCCTCGTGATGGTCACCCTGCTGCCGAATGCGTCCCTGGGGAGGAAGACAGGCATCTCCAGGGCCCGTGAAGGTTCCGGGGCCGGCACTTCGGCCGGGCACACCGGCGTGACTGCCGCGAAGCGCGCCGCAGAGGACAAGGCCGAGCGCGCTGCCGAGCGCGAAACCGAGGTCGAGGAGATGGAAGACATCCTGATCGAGGTGAGCGCGGCATCCGCCGGCCTCGCCCCGGCCGGGCTCAACAACCCGACCGGGGTCATTCACCTGCCGAAGGACGACCAGCCCGGCGCGCACAGAGTCAGTAGTCTGTGA
- the rplJ gene encoding 50S ribosomal protein L10, which translates to MANKEATVAELTEKFQSSTAVLLTEYRGLTVAQLKTLRVSISADATYAVVKNTLTKIAANNAGITSFDDELAGPSAIAFVHGDPVAVAKTLRAFTKANPLLVVKGGYFDGSPLTAEEVGKLADLESREVLLAKLAGAFKASLFGAAYLFNAPLSKAVRTIEALREKQESANQA; encoded by the coding sequence ATGGCGAACAAGGAAGCAACGGTCGCCGAGCTGACGGAGAAATTCCAGAGCTCGACCGCCGTTCTGCTCACCGAGTACCGCGGTCTCACTGTTGCGCAGCTCAAGACGCTGCGCGTTTCCATCAGTGCGGACGCCACGTACGCCGTGGTAAAGAACACGCTCACCAAGATTGCGGCCAACAACGCCGGCATCACGTCGTTTGACGACGAACTCGCCGGCCCGTCCGCCATCGCCTTCGTGCACGGAGACCCCGTCGCCGTCGCGAAGACCCTGCGTGCCTTTACCAAGGCAAACCCTCTCCTGGTAGTGAAGGGTGGTTACTTCGACGGTAGCCCGCTCACTGCCGAAGAGGTAGGCAAGCTCGCCGACCTCGAGTCCCGTGAAGTGCTGCTGGCCAAGCTGGCCGGCGCGTTCAAGGCCTCGCTGTTCGGAGCCGCATATCTGTTCAACGCACCGCTTTCGAAGGCTGTTCGCACCATCGAAGCGCTGCGTGAGAAGCAGGAGTCCGCGAACCAGGCATAG
- a CDS encoding HAMP domain-containing sensor histidine kinase: MTPTNRPDALDPADAVDAADPADTADSADPADPADTADSADRTDPHDPAGSAARPGRQHPSRRPQWLRRPRWLRRPLWLRSGRAPWTLRRRLVLAVVGFLALVSISIGVVSVTVLRANLLAGLDQQVSSAAERSHSMLEGRRDNDLGTGAALPLFTPSASVILNGPGQPGTLALVFYDSTLTAGYTDDTGTIVALTAHQVDLLVQKADILASQTRTALPVTVDLGGDVGNYRILASSSRSGTLSIVGLPLTTVDGTATQLAMIIGVVSLVGIIVVAILAMWIVRLALRPLQRVTATAARVSELPLDRGEVSLVDRVPAADTDPRTEVGQVGSALNRMLDHVDLALETRQASENKVRQFVADASHELRTPLASIRGYSELTRRSGQELPPDALHALSRIESESVRMTGLVEDLLLLARLDEGRELEHGTVDLTSLLVDVVSDAHAAGRDRVLNLELPDEPIQAIGDTPRLHQVFTNLLANARIHTPPETTVEVALSEQDGRAIVTVTDDGPGIPANLQTTLFERFARGDSSRFRGTGSTGLGLAIVQAVVTAHQGEVTVSSRPGRTEFRVSLPLA, encoded by the coding sequence ATGACGCCGACCAACCGGCCGGATGCGCTCGACCCGGCTGACGCGGTTGACGCGGCTGACCCGGCTGACACGGCTGACTCGGCTGACCCGGCTGACCCGGCTGACACGGCTGACTCGGCCGACCGGACTGATCCGCACGACCCGGCCGGCTCGGCCGCACGACCCGGCCGGCAGCATCCGTCACGTCGACCGCAGTGGCTCCGCCGCCCGCGGTGGCTGCGGCGCCCGCTCTGGCTGCGATCCGGACGTGCCCCCTGGACCCTCCGCCGCCGGCTCGTACTCGCCGTCGTCGGGTTTCTCGCCCTCGTGAGCATCTCGATCGGTGTCGTGAGTGTCACGGTGCTGCGCGCCAACCTGCTCGCGGGCCTCGACCAGCAGGTGAGCTCCGCCGCCGAACGGTCGCACTCGATGCTCGAGGGCCGCCGCGACAACGACCTCGGCACCGGTGCCGCGCTTCCGTTGTTCACGCCCTCCGCGAGCGTCATCCTCAACGGCCCTGGCCAGCCGGGCACGCTCGCCCTCGTCTTCTACGACTCCACGCTCACGGCCGGCTACACCGACGACACCGGCACGATCGTCGCACTCACGGCCCACCAGGTCGACCTCCTCGTGCAGAAGGCCGACATCCTCGCGAGCCAGACCCGAACCGCGCTGCCCGTCACCGTCGACCTCGGCGGCGATGTCGGCAACTACCGGATCCTCGCAAGTTCGAGCCGCAGCGGCACCCTCTCGATCGTCGGCCTCCCGCTCACCACGGTCGACGGCACCGCGACACAGCTCGCCATGATCATCGGTGTCGTCTCCCTCGTCGGCATCATCGTCGTCGCGATCCTCGCGATGTGGATCGTGCGCCTCGCCCTCCGCCCGCTGCAGCGCGTCACGGCAACGGCCGCCCGCGTCTCCGAGCTCCCGCTCGACCGCGGCGAGGTCAGCCTCGTCGACCGGGTCCCCGCCGCAGACACCGACCCCCGTACCGAGGTCGGCCAGGTCGGCTCCGCGCTCAACCGCATGCTCGACCACGTCGACCTCGCCCTCGAGACCCGTCAGGCAAGCGAGAACAAGGTGCGGCAGTTCGTCGCGGATGCGAGCCACGAGCTCCGCACGCCCCTCGCCTCGATCCGAGGTTACTCCGAGCTCACCCGGCGCTCCGGCCAGGAGCTGCCGCCGGATGCCCTGCATGCCCTCAGCCGGATCGAATCCGAGTCCGTACGGATGACCGGGCTCGTCGAGGACCTGCTGCTGCTCGCCCGCCTCGACGAGGGCCGCGAACTGGAACACGGCACCGTCGACCTCACGAGCCTGCTCGTCGACGTCGTCAGCGATGCGCACGCGGCCGGCCGAGACCGGGTGCTCAACCTCGAGCTTCCCGATGAGCCGATCCAGGCCATCGGCGACACGCCCCGGTTGCACCAGGTCTTCACCAACCTGCTCGCGAACGCGCGCATCCACACCCCGCCGGAGACGACCGTCGAGGTCGCGCTGTCCGAGCAGGACGGCCGTGCGATCGTGACCGTGACGGATGACGGCCCCGGAATCCCAGCGAACCTGCAGACGACCCTCTTCGAGCGTTTCGCCCGCGGCGACAGTTCGCGGTTCCGCGGAACCGGAAGCACCGGACTCGGCCTCGCCATCGTCCAGGCTGTCGTGACCGCGCACCAGGGCGAGGTCACGGTGTCGAGCCGGCCGGGCCGCACCGAGTTCCGGGTGTCGCTTCCGCTCGCCTGA
- a CDS encoding MarR family transcriptional regulator: MPSDLPALLGDLITVNHRLTRVAAHAADSRESPAVWRTLSVLRQLGPIRLGEIAARSRISQPTATKLVAHLVERGWAARLADPLDARVTSTVITAAGDAALSAWRSELAEALLPMFDGLADAELATIRNAVDILRERLDGSEVPVERVPAGAQPAMPASAPAPGRPAGTPAGARA, encoded by the coding sequence ATGCCTTCTGACCTTCCCGCTCTCCTCGGTGACCTGATCACCGTGAACCACCGGCTCACCCGGGTCGCCGCCCACGCCGCGGACAGCCGGGAGTCGCCGGCCGTCTGGCGCACCCTGAGTGTGCTCCGCCAGCTCGGTCCGATCCGCCTCGGCGAGATCGCCGCCCGCAGCCGCATCTCGCAGCCGACCGCCACCAAGCTCGTCGCCCACCTCGTCGAACGCGGCTGGGCCGCCCGCCTCGCCGACCCGCTCGACGCCCGCGTCACGAGCACCGTGATCACTGCTGCCGGCGACGCCGCGCTGTCCGCCTGGCGCAGCGAACTCGCCGAAGCCCTGCTGCCGATGTTCGACGGGCTGGCGGATGCCGAGCTCGCCACGATCCGCAACGCCGTCGACATCCTGCGCGAACGCCTCGACGGCAGCGAGGTTCCCGTGGAGCGGGTACCGGCCGGCGCTCAGCCAGCCATGCCTGCGTCTGCGCCTGCGCCTGGCCGTCCGGCCGGCACTCCGGCCGGAGCCCGCGCGTGA
- the rplL gene encoding 50S ribosomal protein L7/L12 has product MAKLSTEELLEQFKGLTLIELSEFVKAFEETFEVTAAAPVAVAGAAGPAAAVEEVEEQSAFDVILESVGDKKIQVIKVVRELTSLGLGEAKAVVDGAPKAVLEGVTKEAAEKGKASLEAAGATVTLK; this is encoded by the coding sequence ATGGCAAAGCTTTCCACCGAAGAATTGCTCGAACAGTTCAAGGGCCTGACCCTCATCGAGCTTTCCGAGTTCGTCAAGGCGTTCGAGGAGACCTTCGAGGTCACCGCAGCAGCCCCCGTCGCCGTCGCCGGTGCCGCTGGCCCCGCCGCCGCCGTTGAAGAGGTCGAAGAGCAGAGCGCCTTCGACGTCATCCTCGAGTCCGTTGGCGACAAGAAGATCCAGGTCATCAAGGTTGTGCGCGAGCTCACCAGCCTGGGCCTCGGCGAGGCCAAGGCCGTTGTCGATGGCGCGCCGAAGGCCGTTCTCGAGGGCGTCACGAAGGAAGCTGCCGAAAAGGGCAAGGCTTCCCTCGAGGCCGCCGGCGCCACCGTCACCCTCAAGTAG